GCCAGTTCCCTGCCGCTGTCGAACAGGCACTCGATGACATGCCCGACGGCTTCGATCCTGCGGAACTCGGGGGGCGTCGAGATTTGCGCGAGTTGCTAACCCTGGCATTCGCCGATCTCTCCGAGACCGAACGCGTCCCAGCGGCCATCGAAACTGCTTATTCCTTGGAGCCAGTCGATAACGAGCTGTGGCGGTTAGGCATTCACATGGCCGATGTGGCTTCGTGGGTGCCGCTGGACGGAGCGATTGCTGCCGAAGCTCGCTTGCGCGGTACGGCGACTTTCCTCGGCGACTTGGTCTTGCCGCTGTTCCCCGAAGCAGTTGCCGAGCGCTACTCTTTGGAGCCGGAAAGCGATCGCCTGGCAACGAGCCTATTTTTGACCCTCGATGCTATGGGTGCGGTCGTATCGTTCGAGTTGGTCCAAAGCGTCGTGTGCGTCGATCGGTTGCTCGACTATCGCGAAGCACAGTCGCTGCTCGGCCGCCAGGACGCAGTTGCTGCCGACCTCGCCCCGGTTGTGGCCGTGCTGGACGATTTGTTTTTCAAACTCAGCCCACTGGTGAAAGCACAGCGCCAGCAAGACGGGGCATTCGAGCTAGAACTACCGGAGCGGCTGTCGCTGTTCCCCGACGAAGGACGCACTGGTGCTTTGGTGACCTCGCCGGCCCTGCCCGTGCGAGCGTTGTTGGGCGAGCTGGCGCTACCGGCTGGCCGCGCGCTCTCCCGACATTTTCAGGCGTTGGAATTGCCGGGCATTTACCGCACCCAAGTTGCACCAGACAGTAGCGACCTCGAAGATGCGATCGCGTTCGGCAACAATTCGGGCTTGACATTGGCTCTGGAGTCGGAAACAGAAGTTAAACCGCAAGACTACCAAAACTTTTCCCAACAACTCTCCAAGTCCTCCGCACCTCAGGTCCTGGCATTTCTGCTTGAGAAAACCTTGCCGCTACCCAAGTACAGCTATAAACCCGGCTCGCACTTCGGGCTGGCCTGCTCGGACGGGTACATGTCCTGTCTCGCGCCCGGACAGCGCTACGCCGACTTTTACGTACAGCACGTCCTCAAAGCCTTGCTCGAGCAGGGTCGCGATCGCCGCCACAGCCGCGCTAAGGAAGGTGTGGATTTGGGCAGCAGCGACAGCCACGGCAAAATCAACTGGAATGTTTTACCGACCCAACTCGGTGCCGACCTTGAAGTCGGTTTGTCGGGTTTGGTTTCGGATCTCAACAACAGTGAGAAGATTGCCGAGGACGCCGAGACCGATTTGATCGGGCTCAAGAAAGCCGAGCAGATGAAGGAGCGGACGGGCCAGGTCTTCGACGGTTGGATCGTAGGCGTGCAAACTTATGGCTTCTTCGTCGAGATCGAGGAACTTTTGGTGGAGGGGCTCGTTCACGTCAGCTCGCTGAAAGACGATTGGTATGAATACCGCGCGCGGCATACGTGTCTGGTCGGTCGCAAGAATCGCATTGCGTACCGCCTCGGTTCTCGGGTTAAGGTCCGCGTCAAGAGCGTAGACTATTACCGCCAGCAGATCGATTTGGTGACGGTGAACGACGGCAGCCAAGAAACCATGACCGACTTGCTCGACGACGACGGCAACGGTCGCGACTTCGATCCCAACCGCGATGCACCTAGTGGCGGAACGGGCGAGGAAGAATAGGTCGGTGCAGGCGGTCTCTATCCTGCTAGGTGGCGTGGCGTCGCGCTGCCTCCAGGAGCAGGTGCCGCTCGGCACGCAGAATGACCTTGTGGCTGAGAGCGATCGCGTCCGGTTCTACAGAAATTGCCGTAACGCCCCAATGCACGAGCTGTTCGACGGTCTCTGGTTCTGCCGCTAGCGGACCGCAGACCGCACAGGGCAGGTTTGCCGCCCGCGCTTGCCCCACGAGCTGCTGCAGCACTGCTAGCAACGTCGGACGATACTCCGCCCAGCGGGCCTCCGGGTCGTCGCGATCGATGCCCAGTGCAAGCTGCGCTAGGTCGCTCGTACCGATCGCGATGCCGCTTGCACCAACGCGGGCATACTCCGGCAATAGCACCCCCACCGACGGCACCTCGGCCATGATCCACAGCGGCATCCCGCCTAAGCCCGCCGCGATCGTCTGCTGCCGGCAAAACTCGAATTCCGCAACGCTGCGCACGTACGGCAAGATCAACCGCACGTTCTTCGCACCGCGCGCGCGCGCCACTGCCAGCGCTGCTAACTCGACCTCAAACGCTCGCGCGTCCAGTCGATAGCCCGCAGTACCCCGTTGCGGGGACAGCGCGCGGAACCCAGGCACCCCGGGCGGCCAATCCAGCGAGCGATAGTGGACGGGTCGCGGTGCAAACGCCCGGGCAAACGCCAACACTAACTTGCCGAGGCGATCGCGCAGCTCTTCCGGACGATCGCGCAGCCACGCCTCCAGCGGGCGCTCCCCGGTCAGATCGAGCAATATCATCTCCGCTCGCAGCAACCCTACACCCGTTACCGGCATCGCTGCCACTTTTGCCAGCAAGTCAATTTGGCTGCAGCTGACCCACAAATGCGTTGCAGGAAGGTTTTGTTCGGCAGCTGCCAGCAACTGGGGAACCGTTGGTTTCGGGGCTGACTGCTTGCCCGGCAAGCGCACCTCACCGCGCGTGCCATCGAGTTCGACCACGTCGCCATCGCGCAGGCGTCGCGTCGCGTCGCGCGCGCTGACTACAGCCGGAATCCCCAATTCTCTCGCCAAAATGGCTGCGTGGCTGGTAATTCCGCCCTGCTCGGCGATCGCCCCTGCTGCTCGCTTGAGCAGTGGCAGCCAGTCCGGTTCCACGGCTCGCGCTACTAAGATCGCCCCCTCGGGGAAAGCATGCAGCGGTGCGGGAGTTATCTCGGGCATGACCCAGATCTTGGCTGTGGCTGTCCCTGGTGCCGCCGCGATCCCGCGCATCATGGGCGCTCTCGCGTCTGAAGCCATTTTCGCTAGTTCCCTGCACGGCTGAAGCAGCGTGGCAGCCGGCTGATAGCGGTCGAACTGCACCAGCCAAATCTGCTCGGTTGCTGACGCGTCGGTTGCTGACCCGGCTGCAAGCGCCCATTCCAAATGAAACTCAGCTGCAACTTCGTCCGCCAGCTGCGCGATCGTGGTCAATAACTGTTCCAAGCAAGCGGCGCTCAGCGCGCATGCTCGCCGGGTTGCGGACTGTTGGCGCGACTGCATCAGCAGCTCGCCTTCCGGCGCGAGATGATAGGTTACGGGTTTGGTTCCGATGTGCCGGGAGACGATCGTGCCGTCCGGCCGGATCTGGTAAAAGTCGGGTTCTGCCTCGCCGCGCGCGAGGGCGTGACCGAGACCCCGCACCGCCCGCAACTCCCACTTCTGAGTATCGGTGGTTACCGAGCCGGCCGCGATCGCGTTAGTCAGCGGCTGCACCAGCAGTGCCAGACTCAGTGCCTCTAGCTCCACCGCCGAACGCTGCCAGTAGAACAAGCTGCGCGCCGAGAACAGTTCTGCCCACACCCGCTTGCACGCCATCGCGATCGCCTCCGGTCGATTGCGGCAAACGCGCGAGGGCAGCAATCCCGGCACCTGTTGCTGGTACGGCGGCGGCACGACGAGCGAAGGTCTGACGATAACGGCCGGTGCCTCCAGCTCGATGCTCGCGATCGCGTCGACTGCGGCTGTTGGCAATTCAGCTGCCAATAGCGAGCGCTTGGCCTGTTGGGCGATTTGCTGTAAGGCCCGCGTGTCGTTGGCGTTGAAATGCAAGGCTGCATCGGGCCAATCTGCCAATAGGATGTCTGTCTGCCCGAGCTGCGCCAGCACCTCTGGGAGCGCCGACCCGGCAATGGCGTAACCTGGCACGACAGGATAGCCCAGTTGCAGTAACTGGGCGAGGGCAGACGCTTTACTTCCGAAAAGTGCCGTATTACCCGGATCGAGGCAGTCCAACCGGTGGAGCATCTTCACGCAAACACGACAGCCGCGGGCTGCCGGTTGAGGTTGGGGGGGCTGAGGCTTTTGTTAACCAAATATTAAAGGATCGTGAAGCTTCTCAGGACTGACCGCCGTATCGCGGCTTGCGCGTCAGGCATGCACGCGCAATGTCCGCAGCAATGCATAAAACGGCTCCCAATCGTCGCGCTCGGCAATTGGCTCCCATACTGCCTCGATCGCCGGTCGCAGCAGAGCCGTTTGTGGATTCCGCGCTTGTATTTGCTGGGCTACTGTCTCCAGGTCCGCAGGAGAGAGGGCAGTCAGTGCTGCTCGGTAAAGCTGTTGCCACTGCGACCACAACCCCAGACGGGTTTGCAATTGCGGCAAGTCGGCATTCTCCAGTACCAAGTCGGCGCGATCGCGCCAGCTGGCGTTAAACCCAGCCGCGAGTGCT
Above is a genomic segment from Rubidibacter lacunae KORDI 51-2 containing:
- a CDS encoding ribonuclease R family protein — encoded protein: MEFSIATLLSHLSEDKLIAPKVLEKKLDCQDFTTLERLQIALDALERIGIVDKERGKYRRLPHEDTVEARLRCSSKGFCFAIQDAESAEDIYVRESYLGSAWNGDRVLVRVTKEGSRRRSPEGEVQVILERANPAVLAQVKQTDTGFRAVPLDDRLLFELGLVCGEDEDDIDPATAVGKLVHVEVMRYPLGDAPPKGRILRILGSDAEEAADTDIVCCKHYLRRQFPAAVEQALDDMPDGFDPAELGGRRDLRELLTLAFADLSETERVPAAIETAYSLEPVDNELWRLGIHMADVASWVPLDGAIAAEARLRGTATFLGDLVLPLFPEAVAERYSLEPESDRLATSLFLTLDAMGAVVSFELVQSVVCVDRLLDYREAQSLLGRQDAVAADLAPVVAVLDDLFFKLSPLVKAQRQQDGAFELELPERLSLFPDEGRTGALVTSPALPVRALLGELALPAGRALSRHFQALELPGIYRTQVAPDSSDLEDAIAFGNNSGLTLALESETEVKPQDYQNFSQQLSKSSAPQVLAFLLEKTLPLPKYSYKPGSHFGLACSDGYMSCLAPGQRYADFYVQHVLKALLEQGRDRRHSRAKEGVDLGSSDSHGKINWNVLPTQLGADLEVGLSGLVSDLNNSEKIAEDAETDLIGLKKAEQMKERTGQVFDGWIVGVQTYGFFVEIEELLVEGLVHVSSLKDDWYEYRARHTCLVGRKNRIAYRLGSRVKVRVKSVDYYRQQIDLVTVNDGSQETMTDLLDDDGNGRDFDPNRDAPSGGTGEEE
- a CDS encoding putative PEP-binding protein, whose amino-acid sequence is MLHRLDCLDPGNTALFGSKASALAQLLQLGYPVVPGYAIAGSALPEVLAQLGQTDILLADWPDAALHFNANDTRALQQIAQQAKRSLLAAELPTAAVDAIASIELEAPAVIVRPSLVVPPPYQQQVPGLLPSRVCRNRPEAIAMACKRVWAELFSARSLFYWQRSAVELEALSLALLVQPLTNAIAAGSVTTDTQKWELRAVRGLGHALARGEAEPDFYQIRPDGTIVSRHIGTKPVTYHLAPEGELLMQSRQQSATRRACALSAACLEQLLTTIAQLADEVAAEFHLEWALAAGSATDASATEQIWLVQFDRYQPAATLLQPCRELAKMASDARAPMMRGIAAAPGTATAKIWVMPEITPAPLHAFPEGAILVARAVEPDWLPLLKRAAGAIAEQGGITSHAAILARELGIPAVVSARDATRRLRDGDVVELDGTRGEVRLPGKQSAPKPTVPQLLAAAEQNLPATHLWVSCSQIDLLAKVAAMPVTGVGLLRAEMILLDLTGERPLEAWLRDRPEELRDRLGKLVLAFARAFAPRPVHYRSLDWPPGVPGFRALSPQRGTAGYRLDARAFEVELAALAVARARGAKNVRLILPYVRSVAEFEFCRQQTIAAGLGGMPLWIMAEVPSVGVLLPEYARVGASGIAIGTSDLAQLALGIDRDDPEARWAEYRPTLLAVLQQLVGQARAANLPCAVCGPLAAEPETVEQLVHWGVTAISVEPDAIALSHKVILRAERHLLLEAARRHAT